A portion of the Anaerolineae bacterium genome contains these proteins:
- the aspS gene encoding aspartate--tRNA(Asn) ligase has product MQRVLAAQLGDYVGQRVLVQGWLHALRKLGEVNFLVVRDRSGICQAVTSLNDLKPLDGLQHESVIAVEGEVVIAPKAPGGYELYHNRVQVISPVTTPLPFSLNKNRIRANQPAFLDHAVIGQRHLNQRAILRLASGVMQGFRATLDALDFVEIQTPKLVASATESGANVFTVDYFGQTAYLAQSPQFYKQIMVGVFERVYEVGPVFRAEKHATTRHLNEYVSLDVEIGFIEDHYTVMALLTDVIKGILNHLATHYSAQLSLLKAQIPEVGERIPDIHIIDAQRLLTDQFGMTDALGAPDLTPEHERLLGNWAKAEYGSDFLFVTGYPLVKRPFYTHPDPERPGYSRGFDLLFRGMELVTGGQRLHHYEDYLAAARAHGLDPAHFASYFEAFAHGMPPHGGFAIGLERFLMQLLDLQNIRQAALFPRDLNRLTP; this is encoded by the coding sequence TGAACTTTCTCGTTGTGCGTGATCGCAGCGGAATCTGCCAGGCCGTCACCAGCCTTAATGACCTCAAACCACTGGATGGCCTTCAGCACGAAAGCGTGATTGCCGTTGAAGGAGAGGTCGTCATCGCGCCGAAAGCGCCAGGAGGCTATGAGCTGTACCACAACCGTGTGCAGGTCATCTCACCTGTGACCACGCCGCTGCCTTTTTCGCTCAACAAGAACCGCATCCGGGCTAACCAGCCTGCCTTTCTGGATCATGCGGTCATCGGCCAGCGTCATCTAAATCAGCGAGCCATTCTGCGCCTGGCCAGTGGGGTGATGCAGGGTTTCCGCGCCACATTAGATGCTCTCGACTTCGTTGAAATTCAGACTCCCAAACTGGTCGCCTCCGCTACGGAAAGCGGCGCCAATGTCTTCACCGTCGACTACTTCGGCCAGACGGCTTACCTGGCCCAGAGTCCACAGTTCTACAAGCAAATCATGGTCGGGGTCTTCGAGCGGGTCTACGAGGTTGGTCCGGTCTTCCGTGCCGAGAAACACGCCACAACCCGGCATCTCAACGAATATGTCAGCCTGGATGTGGAAATCGGTTTCATCGAGGATCACTACACGGTCATGGCACTGCTGACCGATGTAATCAAAGGCATTCTCAACCATTTGGCCACGCATTACTCGGCGCAGTTGAGCCTCCTGAAAGCCCAGATCCCTGAGGTTGGCGAACGCATCCCGGATATCCATATCATTGATGCCCAGCGCTTACTCACCGATCAGTTTGGTATGACTGATGCCCTGGGCGCTCCTGACCTGACGCCAGAACATGAGCGCCTGCTGGGTAACTGGGCAAAAGCAGAATACGGCAGCGATTTCCTGTTTGTTACCGGTTATCCCCTGGTCAAGCGCCCGTTCTATACCCACCCAGATCCGGAGCGCCCCGGCTACTCACGCGGGTTTGACCTGCTGTTCCGGGGTATGGAACTGGTGACAGGTGGCCAGCGTCTGCACCACTATGAAGACTATCTGGCCGCTGCCCGCGCACATGGCCTTGATCCGGCTCACTTCGCATCCTACTTTGAAGCGTTTGCTCATGGGATGCCGCCGCACGGCGGATTTGCCATTGGCCTGGAGCGTTTCCTCATGCAACTGCTCGATCTACAGAACATCCGCCAGGCGGCGCTTTTCCCCCGCGACCTCAACCGCCTCACGCCGTGA